TGTCCACCATTTTCAGGATGCGGAACCGTATTCGAGCTGACGCCGCCGTCGGGGTCCGGCGGAGCCTGGACCGAGACGGTGCTTTACGCCTTCAACGGCGGCAGCGACGGACAGTCTCCAGAGGCGGCGCTCCTCGCGGGACCGAACGGGGTCTTCTACGGCACAACCGCGGGCGACGGCGTCACGACTTTTGGGACCGTGTTCGAGCTGATGCCGCCATCGATCGCGGGCGGGGCGTGGACTGAGACGGTGCTCTACAACTTCACCGGCGGAATCGATGGCGGAGTTCCGCAGGGCACTCTTGTTTCTGACAATAATGGTGTGCTCTATGGCGCCACTACAGTGAGCAACCCGGGCCTCGGCGTAATCTTCTCCCTGAGCCCTCCCGCGGTTTCGGGCGGGGCTTGGACCGAAACCGTGCTCTTCCCCTTCAGCCTCGGCGTCGAGGGCTCCGATCCGGAGGCCGGGCTGTTGCTCGACGGCGCGAGCGGCCTCCTGTACGGAACGACGAATTTCGGCGGGCCGCCGCTTATAGGAGGTGGAGGCGCGACTCTAGGCGCAGCGTTTTCGCTCGCGGCACCCACCGGCGGCGTGAGCCCCACCCCTTGGAATGAGACGGTATTGCATGGATTCCTGGAAAGTTCCCGCCTGCCCGACGGGTTCCACCCGCACGGGCGTCTTCTGCAGGATGCCGGGGGCGCGCTTTACGGGGTAACCTCTTCGGGCGGTCTGATCGCCGGTTCCGGCGGGACGGTCTTCGAATTGACGCCGCCGACCGTTGAGGGTGGTAGCTGGGGCGAGACCATTCTCTATTCCTTCGATGACGCGAACAATGGTTCGAGCCCGCTCGGCGGCTTAATCAGCGATGCGAACGGCGTACTCTACGGCACGACTGAACAGGGGGGCGCGTCGGCCGACAACTTCTCGCCAGGGGACGGCACGGTCTTCTCGTTGACGCCGCCATTCCTCGAAGGCGCCGCGACCGAGAGCGTGCTGCACTCCTTTAGCGACACTCCCGATGGCGCGCTGCCCTTTGCCGGCTTGGTGATGGACGACATCGGCCTGTTCTACGGCACGACTGCCAGCGGTGGCGCGTCGGGCTTCGGCACAGTCTTCGAGATCAATCCGTTCGCCACCCCCACACCTACTCCGACCTCCACGCCGACCCCGACGGTAACGTCAACTCCCACGATCACGCCAATCCCGACTCCGACGCTCACGCCCACTGTGACACGCACGCCGACGCCGACTATCACTGCAACGTCGAGCCCGACGGCGACGTCAACGCCCACGCCAACGACTACTCAAACCGCGACGCCGACCACAGTTTCAACGCCGACCTTAACTCCGACACCAACGTCAACCCCTACCCCTACCGCTACCGCA
The Candidatus Binataceae bacterium genome window above contains:
- a CDS encoding choice-of-anchor tandem repeat GloVer-containing protein codes for the protein MTRRSSQRRSALAYAILVLLIAALGFARAARAAGESVLYSFSGGADGGSPFGDLVLGVNGALYGTTTEGGVPNCPPFSGCGTVFELTPPSGSGGAWTETVLYAFNGGSDGQSPEAALLAGPNGVFYGTTAGDGVTTFGTVFELMPPSIAGGAWTETVLYNFTGGIDGGVPQGTLVSDNNGVLYGATTVSNPGLGVIFSLSPPAVSGGAWTETVLFPFSLGVEGSDPEAGLLLDGASGLLYGTTNFGGPPLIGGGGATLGAAFSLAAPTGGVSPTPWNETVLHGFLESSRLPDGFHPHGRLLQDAGGALYGVTSSGGLIAGSGGTVFELTPPTVEGGSWGETILYSFDDANNGSSPLGGLISDANGVLYGTTEQGGASADNFSPGDGTVFSLTPPFLEGAATESVLHSFSDTPDGALPFAGLVMDDIGLFYGTTASGGASGFGTVFEINPFATPTPTPTSTPTPTVTSTPTITPIPTPTLTPTVTRTPTPTITATSSPTATSTPTPTTTQTATPTTVSTPTLTPTPTSTPTPTATATVTPTPTPTLTPTATPTAMIELTPTTVELKTTGHRKAIKVKAVKGGMSVLGPITVSLDQPSLFEITKNKCATLTILKPNHKCKVYVAAYAGAGGQSASIAVSAANAAQQTAVLSASAPTTK